Genomic segment of Nocardiopsis mwathae:
ACACGCACATCCTGCCTGGTGGCCGGAGGACAGCCCAAAGCTCCCAGCTGTGGCATGCGAACGGGTTCTCAGCACCGAGGAGGTGTACGTCAGCGCCGTGACAGCATGGGAAATCTCCATCAAGTCGGCGCTGGGGAAGCTCGTGGTCCCCGAAGATCTCGACGCCGCCCTGCGGTACCGCGGATTCATCGAACTTCCGATGAGTATCGACCACGCCATGCGTGTCGGCGCGTCGCCTCGATATCACTCGGACCCGTGCGATCGCGCACTGATCGCCCGAGCTCAGGCAGAAGCACTCCCACTCGTAGCCGTCATACCGAAATCCAGAAGTACGACGTCGAGGTCCTCAGCGGGTGATCCCGGACGTACCGCCAGCTCACGCCGTTACGGCCAGCCTCCGCTTGAGCTCCGCTGCCGCGGCGTGCGGGTCGGGGGCCCCTGTGATGGCGCGGACGACGACGACGCGGGTGGCGCCCGCCGCGAGGACCTGGTCGAGGTTGTCGAGGTCGATGCCGCCGATGGCGAACCAGGGGCGCTCGGTGCGCAGAGCGGCGGCTTCGGTGACCAGGGGCAGTCCGGCGGCCGGGCGGCCGGGCTTGGTGGGGGTCGCCCAGGTGGGGCCGACGCAGAAGTAGTCGACGCCCTCCTCGGCGGCAGAGGCGGCGGCCGTCCGGGCGTCGTTGTTGGATCGGCCGATCAGCGGGCCGTCGCCGAGGATCGCGCGGGCATGGGGCACCGGCAGGTCGCTTTGGCCCAGGTGCAGGACGTCGGCGCGGGCGGCGTGGGCGATGTCGGCGCGGTCGTTGACGGCCAGCAGCGCGCCGTGGCGCTCGCAGGCCTCGCGCATCACCTCCAGTGCGGCCAGTTCGTCGCGGACCGCCAGCTCCTTGTCGCGCAGCTGGACGATGTCGACGCCTCCGGACAGCGCCGCGTCGAGGAACGCGGCGAGGTCGCCCTGCTCGGTGCGGGCGTCGGTGCACAGGTACAGGCGGGCCGTGGACAGTCGTTCGCGCAGGCTCTCACTCACCCGGTCAGGGTAGTGCGCCCCACGGGGCGGCCGGGCGGCGGGGCGGGGGAACCGCGCGGCCGTGCCGATGGGCGCGGCCGGGCGTTCCGGCCGCGCCCGGGGTCGATCGCGCGGGACTGCGGTTGTCGCACCGGAAGGTCGGGCCGGGGATCACCGCCCCGGGGGCCGCCCGGCTAGAGGGCCATCGCCTGGGCGCGGCGGCGCACCTCGGTGCCGCGGTTGGCGGCCAGGGCCTCGATGGGCGCCCCGGGGAGCGTGTCATCCGGGGTGAACATCCAGTGCAGCGCCTCGTCGTCGGTGAAACCGGCGTCGGCGAGCAGGGTGAGTGTCCCGGGCAGGCCCTTGACGATGTCACCGCCTGCGATGAACGCGGCGGGGATCGAGACCTCCCCGCCCTTGCGGATGCCCAGCAGCTTGTGGTCGCCGATGAACTGCTTGACGCGGTTCGGGCTGACGCCCAGCGCCTGCGCGGCTTCCTTCAGGGTCATCCATTCGCCGACGAGGGCTTCGATGTCGTGGTCGTTCTGTGTCACGCAGCCAATCTCCCACAGTTTCGCCGCACGCAAACCCGGCCGTCGGCGCTGATCGCTCCTGGCGTACCCGCAGCGGACGCCCACCCCTCGGCCGGTCCGCGCACGACGCCCTAAGATGGGCGGGAAAGACGTGAAGATCCCCGCGGGAGCCGGGTGGGACCCGGCTGAGAGGGAGGCTGTGAGCCTCCGACCGCATGAACCTGATCCGGGTCATACCGGCGAAGGGAGTGGATGGCATGACCGTGCCCGACGACCCCCTGCCCGCCTCCGACGTCCTCGTCGTGGGTGACGGCCTGATCGGACTGGTCACCGCGTGGCGCGCGGCCCGGCGCGGCCTGCTGACGACCGTGGTGGGGCGGCACTGCCCGTGCGCCGCCTCCGGTGTCGCCGCGGGCATGCTGACCCCGGCCACCGAGGCCATGTTCGGCGAGGAGCCGCTGATGCGGTTCGGCGCCCTGTCCCGCGACCGCTACCCGGGCTTCGTCGCCGAGCTGGAGGACGAGAGCGGGGTGCCGACGGGCTACCGGTCGGCGGGCACCCTGCAGATCGCGTTCGACACCGACGACCTGTCCAAGCTGACCGAACTCGGCGAACTGCAGACCCGGCTGGGGCTGAAGGCCGAGCGGCTGACCGCTCGCGAGTGCCGCCGGCTGGAACCGATGCTCGCGCCCGCGGTGCGCGGCGGTATCCACGCGCCCGACGACCGCTCCGTCGACCCCCGCGCGCTGCTGGCGGCGCTGCGCACGGCCTCCGAGCGGCGCGGCGTCCGCATGGTCGACGACCGGGTCACCGACGTTGTGGTGTCCGCCGACCGCGCCCGCGGCGTCCGGCTGCGCTCGGGCGGCGAGCTCGCCGCCGACCAGGTGGTGCTGGCCGCCGGGACACGCACACCCGGAATCGGCGGCCTGCCCGAGGGCGTGGTCCCGCCCGTGCGCCCGGTCAAGGGCCAGCTGCTGCGGCTGCGGATGCCCCGGGGCGAGCCGCCCATCGTCACCCGCACCGTGCGGGGCCTGGTCAAGGGGTCGCCCGTTTACCTGGTGCCGCGCGCGGGCGGGGAGATCGTGCTGGGTGCCACACAGGAGGAGATGGGCGACGACACCCGGCTCACCGCGGGCGGGGTGTGGGAGCTGCTGCGCGACGGCCACGAGCTGGTGCCGGGCATCAGCGAGCTGGAGATCGCCGAGACCTGCGTCGGGCTGCGCCCGGCCTCCCCCGACAACGAGCCGCTGCTCGGCCCGACCCGCCTGCCCGGGCTGCACCTGGCCGCCGGGCACCACCGGCACGGTGTACTGCTCGCCCCCGCCACCGGCGACGCCATGGCGGAGGCCCTGGCCACCGGTGAGCTGCCGGACTACGCCCGCCGCTTCGCCGCGACGCGGCTGTCCTGAGCGCGTGGTCCCGGGCATCCGCCCGCAGACGTCGAAATCTTTGCGATAGGGAGTTCAACCGTGAAGGTGATCATCAACGGCGAGCCCCGCGACCTGGCTCCGCGCAGTACGGTCGCCGACGCCGTCCGCACCCTGACCGAGGCGCGCGAGGGAATCGCCGTGGCGGTCAACGACGAGGTCGTTCCCAAGGCGACCTGGGCGACGACCGTCGTGAGCGAGAACGACCGCGTGGACGTACTCACGGCTGTGCAGGGAGGCTGAGCGATGACCGCGGAAACCACCGGCGCCACAAGCCCCACCGGCACCACCGGCCCGGGCACCCCCGGCGGCGTGCGCTCCCCGGCCGGCGACCCCCTGGTCATCGCCGGTGAGGAGTTCGCCTCCCGCCTCATCACCGGCACCGGCGGGGCGCCGTCGCTGAAGGTCCTGGAGGAGGCGCTCATCGCCTCCGGGACGGAGATGACGACGGTCGCGATGCGCAGGGTCTCCCCCGGCGCCGAGGGCTCGGTGTGGGACGTGCTGCGGCGCAACGGCATCCGGCCGCTGCCCAACACCGCAGGCTGTTTCACCGCCATGGACGCGGTGCGCACGGCCCGGCTGGCCCGCGAGGCGCTGGAGACGGACTGGATCAAGCTGGAGGTCGTGGCCGACGAGCGCACCCTGCTACCCGACCCGGTGGAGCTGCTGGACGCGGCCGAGCGGCTGGTCGACGAGGGGTTCGTGGTCCTCCCCTACACCAACGACGATCCGGTGCTCGCGCGGCGGCTCGAAGGGCTGGGGTGCGCCGCCGTGATGCCGCTGGGCGCGCCGATCGGGTCGGGGCTGGGCATCCGCAACCCGCACAACATCGAGCTCATCGTGGAGCAGGCCGAGGTTCCGGTGGTGATCGACGCCGGTATCGGCACCGCCAGCGAGGCGGCGCTCGCCATGGAACTGGGGTGCGACGCCGTCATGCTCGCCACCGCCGTCACCCGGGCCCAGGACCCGGTGCGGATGGCGGCGGCGATGCGCGACGCGATCACCGCCGGGCGCGGCGCCCGGCTGGCCGGGCGGATACCGGTGCGCCGCTACGCCCAGGCCTCCTCGCCCGCCGTGGACTGACCGGGGCCTCACCGGCGCCTACGTCCGCATCTCCCGTTCCGGTCCGCCCCGTGGCCGCCCCCGGGCGGGCCGGATCGTGGTGTCGCATTGGCCCCGATTCCCGCCCCCATGGGCTATTACGATGTCACGACGCTCTTCACAAGCGTCGCCTGCCCCGCCCGGATCACCCGTAAACTCACCTTCGTGGACATGACGACTGCGGACCCGCTTGTAGGCGCGACACTCGACCGTCGCTACTTCGTCGAGTCGCGTATCGCGGGCGGTGGCATGGCCACCGTCTACATCGCACATGACCAGCGCCTGGACCGGCGCGTGGCTCTCAAGGTCATGCACCCCTCCCTCGCCCAGGACCCCCAGTTCGTGCGCCGCTTCATCAACGAGGCGCACTCCGTCGCCAAACTCTCCCACCCCAACGTCGTCCAGGTCTTCGACCAGGGCACCGACCAGGGCTGCGTGTTCCTGGCCATGGAGTACGTGCCCGGCCGCACCCTGCGCGACCTACTCGAAGAGCGCGGTCGGCTGCACCCGCGCGAGGCCCTGCAGGTGATGGCCCAGGTGCTGGGCGCGCTGGGCGCCGCGCACCGGGCCGGGCTCGTGCACCGCGACATCAAGCCGGAGAACGTCCTGCTCACCGTCGACGGCCAGGCCAAGGTCGCCGACTTCGGATTGGCGCGGGCGGTCGAGTCCGCGCACCAGGGCATGACCAAGACCGGCACCCTCATGGGCACCGCCGCCTACATCGCCCCCGAGCAGATCGAGCGCGGGACCTCCGATACCCGGACCGACGTGTACGCGGCCGGGATCATGCTCTACGAGCTGCTCACCGGCGCCCAGCCGCACACCGGCGAGACCCCCATCGCCGTCGCCTACCAGCACGTCAACTCCGACGTACCGCGCCCCTCGACCGTCGTCCCCGGCCTGCCTCCGGAGATCGACGCCCTGGTCACCAAGGCCACCGAGCGCGACCCGCGCTACCGCCCGGGCGACGCCGGGCAGTACCTCTCCGCCGTGGCGCAGGTCCTCGACGGCGGCGCTCCCGCGTTCGCGCAGACCGCGGTGATCGACACCGCCTCGCCGGCGGCGGGCGGACCCGCCTTGCGGAGCGGCACCGCTCCGGTGCCCGGCGGCGACAACGCCACCGTCCAGGTGAACGTGGGCGGCCACGGCGGCGACGGTTACGGCGACCCCCGCGACGGGGGCCCCGGGCCGGGCCGCCGCAAGTACCTCCTGATGGCCACCGCCGGCGTCCTCGCGGTGGTGATGCTCTGTTTCGGCTGGTGGATGCTGATCGGGCGCTACGAGAGCGTCCCGGACGTCGTCGGCATGGACCAGAACGCGGCCACGGCGGAGCTGCGGTCCCTCGGCCTGAAGATCGAGGTCGCCGACGACCCCGTCTACAGCGACGAGGCCGCCGAGGGCACGGTCGCCGCGACCACCCCGGATGTGGGCGACAACGTCCTGCCCGAGGACACCGTGACCGTGTCGCTGTCCAAGGGGCCGCAGACCGTCGACATGCCCGAGGTCGTGGGCGACCCCGAGGCCAACGCGCGCAAGGCGCTGGAGGACGCCGGGTTCACCGACATCGACGTGAAGCAGGAGGACTCCTACGACCACCCGCCGGGCACCGTGCTGGACGTCGACCCCGAGGAGGGGTCCGGTGCCGACCGCGAGGAGACCGTCACCCTGACCGTCAGCAAGGGCTTCGACGTGCCCGGCGTCGTGGGTCTGACCGAAGAGGCCGCCCGCACGGAGCTGGACGGCAAGGGCCTGGAGGTGGAGGTCACCACCGCGTCCAGCGA
This window contains:
- the thiE gene encoding thiamine phosphate synthase, which encodes MSESLRERLSTARLYLCTDARTEQGDLAAFLDAALSGGVDIVQLRDKELAVRDELAALEVMREACERHGALLAVNDRADIAHAARADVLHLGQSDLPVPHARAILGDGPLIGRSNNDARTAAASAAEEGVDYFCVGPTWATPTKPGRPAAGLPLVTEAAALRTERPWFAIGGIDLDNLDQVLAAGATRVVVVRAITGAPDPHAAAAELKRRLAVTA
- a CDS encoding helix-turn-helix domain-containing protein gives rise to the protein MTQNDHDIEALVGEWMTLKEAAQALGVSPNRVKQFIGDHKLLGIRKGGEVSIPAAFIAGGDIVKGLPGTLTLLADAGFTDDEALHWMFTPDDTLPGAPIEALAANRGTEVRRRAQAMAL
- the thiO gene encoding glycine oxidase ThiO, which codes for MTVPDDPLPASDVLVVGDGLIGLVTAWRAARRGLLTTVVGRHCPCAASGVAAGMLTPATEAMFGEEPLMRFGALSRDRYPGFVAELEDESGVPTGYRSAGTLQIAFDTDDLSKLTELGELQTRLGLKAERLTARECRRLEPMLAPAVRGGIHAPDDRSVDPRALLAALRTASERRGVRMVDDRVTDVVVSADRARGVRLRSGGELAADQVVLAAGTRTPGIGGLPEGVVPPVRPVKGQLLRLRMPRGEPPIVTRTVRGLVKGSPVYLVPRAGGEIVLGATQEEMGDDTRLTAGGVWELLRDGHELVPGISELEIAETCVGLRPASPDNEPLLGPTRLPGLHLAAGHHRHGVLLAPATGDAMAEALATGELPDYARRFAATRLS
- the thiS gene encoding sulfur carrier protein ThiS gives rise to the protein MKVIINGEPRDLAPRSTVADAVRTLTEAREGIAVAVNDEVVPKATWATTVVSENDRVDVLTAVQGG
- a CDS encoding thiazole synthase, with the translated sequence MTAETTGATSPTGTTGPGTPGGVRSPAGDPLVIAGEEFASRLITGTGGAPSLKVLEEALIASGTEMTTVAMRRVSPGAEGSVWDVLRRNGIRPLPNTAGCFTAMDAVRTARLAREALETDWIKLEVVADERTLLPDPVELLDAAERLVDEGFVVLPYTNDDPVLARRLEGLGCAAVMPLGAPIGSGLGIRNPHNIELIVEQAEVPVVIDAGIGTASEAALAMELGCDAVMLATAVTRAQDPVRMAAAMRDAITAGRGARLAGRIPVRRYAQASSPAVD
- the pknB gene encoding Stk1 family PASTA domain-containing Ser/Thr kinase, coding for MDMTTADPLVGATLDRRYFVESRIAGGGMATVYIAHDQRLDRRVALKVMHPSLAQDPQFVRRFINEAHSVAKLSHPNVVQVFDQGTDQGCVFLAMEYVPGRTLRDLLEERGRLHPREALQVMAQVLGALGAAHRAGLVHRDIKPENVLLTVDGQAKVADFGLARAVESAHQGMTKTGTLMGTAAYIAPEQIERGTSDTRTDVYAAGIMLYELLTGAQPHTGETPIAVAYQHVNSDVPRPSTVVPGLPPEIDALVTKATERDPRYRPGDAGQYLSAVAQVLDGGAPAFAQTAVIDTASPAAGGPALRSGTAPVPGGDNATVQVNVGGHGGDGYGDPRDGGPGPGRRKYLLMATAGVLAVVMLCFGWWMLIGRYESVPDVVGMDQNAATAELRSLGLKIEVADDPVYSDEAAEGTVAATTPDVGDNVLPEDTVTVSLSKGPQTVDMPEVVGDPEANARKALEDAGFTDIDVKQEDSYDHPPGTVLDVDPEEGSGADREETVTLTVSKGFDVPGVVGLTEEAARTELDGKGLEVEVTTASSDDTPKGEVMKQSPEAGTTAGAGDTVKLTVSSGKEQIEIPDVRGMKYKKAEKELEKLGFEVEVTRVLGADRVDSYTPTGKAEKGAKIELITSPFAPRDRDRDRGRGRDRDRDDDDD